The following proteins are encoded in a genomic region of Streptomyces collinus Tu 365:
- a CDS encoding Mu transposase C-terminal domain-containing protein produces MAGYGDLTPLQWWNSENTPLREVSAEDLHAFLLEGDRSTRVINGHGIRFKGRDYMAGWMTGRSGTRVHIRFQPHHLEQIEIFEADNRRHLGTAYLADQATDEQIEQVYQARAERSRRVRRDLRRAEALRRRRFKAHTTTGPAQADTAMTRKEAAQELRPWSSGRTADDLPSDYMPRRITPPGGWAVPDTPTPTEEDT; encoded by the coding sequence ATGGCCGGCTACGGCGACCTGACCCCGCTGCAGTGGTGGAACAGCGAGAACACCCCGCTGCGCGAAGTCAGCGCCGAGGACCTTCACGCCTTCCTCCTGGAAGGCGACCGCTCCACCCGCGTCATCAACGGCCACGGCATCCGGTTCAAGGGGCGCGACTACATGGCCGGCTGGATGACCGGCCGCTCCGGCACCCGCGTCCACATCCGCTTCCAGCCCCACCACCTCGAACAGATCGAGATCTTCGAGGCCGACAACCGTCGGCACCTGGGCACCGCCTACCTGGCCGACCAGGCCACCGACGAGCAGATCGAGCAGGTTTACCAGGCTCGCGCCGAACGCTCCCGTCGTGTGCGCCGCGACCTGCGCCGGGCCGAAGCCCTGCGCCGCCGCCGCTTCAAGGCGCACACCACCACCGGACCGGCCCAGGCCGACACCGCGATGACCCGCAAAGAGGCCGCCCAGGAACTGCGCCCCTGGAGCTCGGGCCGGACCGCTGACGATCTGCCCTCCGACTACATGCCCCGCCGCATCACCCCGCCCGGCGGCTGGGCCGTCCCCGACACACCCACCCCCACTGAGGAAGACACGTGA
- a CDS encoding GIY-YIG nuclease family protein, with protein sequence MNITAFTTDLHIAGHDLPGISVTLTSSPRPPRPPFRRLDIDINTVIELLALVEGGAASAGAVRDMLEAVVDEVEEADEEDRREDEALRQLRSTPVPKAPARTPQYDTRSVYLVSSEAEPKIVKIGVSKDVPGRLKSLQSGSGSPLTVRWTSTGGGLLESRLHDHFATRALGGEWFDFTDVAQPVAMIAKAARRLLKNATVVEVPT encoded by the coding sequence GTGAATATCACCGCCTTCACCACCGACCTCCACATCGCCGGCCACGACTTACCCGGCATCTCCGTGACCCTGACCTCGTCCCCGCGTCCGCCCCGTCCTCCCTTCCGGCGCCTAGACATCGACATCAACACTGTCATCGAACTGCTCGCGCTGGTCGAGGGCGGCGCTGCCAGTGCCGGCGCGGTGCGCGACATGCTCGAAGCCGTCGTGGACGAGGTCGAGGAGGCAGACGAAGAAGACCGGCGCGAGGACGAGGCGCTGCGCCAGCTCAGATCTACACCGGTGCCCAAGGCCCCGGCCAGGACACCTCAGTACGACACCCGGTCCGTGTACCTCGTCTCATCTGAGGCCGAACCGAAGATAGTCAAGATCGGTGTGTCCAAAGACGTGCCCGGACGTCTGAAATCGCTGCAGTCCGGATCCGGATCACCGCTAACCGTGCGGTGGACCTCAACCGGGGGTGGCCTTCTGGAGAGCCGTCTGCACGATCACTTCGCAACAAGAGCGCTGGGCGGTGAGTGGTTCGACTTCACGGACGTCGCACAACCCGTCGCAATGATCGCGAAAGCCGCGCGACGTCTGCTGAAGAACGCCACCGTCGTCGAGGTCCCGACGTGA
- a CDS encoding trypco2 family protein has product MVDPAWHGACPKAWEQHPLFDLEEICPPDSVQPQSTFSTDPPHPGVTALYASSQQATAPAPGGVYMSSESTQPDVVSLSAAVAGVRQALAKALSDAGDQHIRFGLSCLDLEFHVEVSPGATENDPAELRVIQPAGDPATGHRIKLSLRPVNVLNGTPDDVFIGEFTHDSA; this is encoded by the coding sequence GTGGTCGATCCGGCCTGGCATGGGGCTTGTCCCAAGGCATGGGAACAACATCCCTTGTTTGATCTTGAAGAGATCTGTCCGCCGGATTCTGTCCAGCCGCAGTCCACTTTTTCGACAGATCCGCCCCACCCGGGTGTTACCGCGCTCTACGCTTCCTCGCAGCAGGCGACCGCGCCTGCACCCGGGGGGGTGTACATGTCATCTGAGTCGACGCAACCTGACGTGGTAAGTCTTTCAGCAGCCGTTGCGGGAGTGCGCCAGGCGCTCGCGAAAGCCCTCTCAGATGCCGGGGATCAGCACATCCGCTTCGGGCTGTCCTGCCTCGATCTGGAGTTTCACGTCGAAGTCTCACCCGGTGCGACCGAGAACGACCCGGCGGAGCTGCGCGTTATCCAGCCCGCCGGTGATCCGGCCACGGGACACCGCATCAAACTGTCCCTGCGGCCGGTGAACGTGCTCAACGGGACGCCCGATGACGTGTTCATCGGCGAATTCACTCATGATTCTGCATGA
- a CDS encoding P-loop NTPase fold protein: MWSDNETDLDLLGFDFLVDEMVVALTQQRLLPLTLGVLGGWGSGKSSLLRIVSKELSTISSDEAGHFVVVPFSPWQYEGYEDIKGALMETVLTRLQQEADEGSAEAVEAGRLRRVARSLRRPVQMLVGAALPAGAAMAAGALDPGLADVASAIAQSAVGGTYPDQEPVEESAEENRTPADPGAFRQEFASLVGSLEQVRAVIVLIDDLDRCLPHTVVDTFEAIRLFLNVEKSAFVIAAHPEVVQAAIDRRYPGLGRPGTSGLGAEYLEKMLQVKISIPVLSAPEAETYMHLLLAQLHLERQQFETVCEAVDLRRRESALGVALNAGIASAALGAGMPTRLYEDMTWAAAISPVLGSTLRGNPRQIKRFLNTLTLRLASAERRGTRLDAAVLAKLMVLEEQYLTDFQNLFDWQVQALGSGGNGHLQAAERHARGAATAVQRGSGHSQTPEEPRASSDGRPPRRGRAREENSTTGELNEEVRAWAEMPHIDAWLRMDPALATVDLGPYFTFARAKLRLAATTALLPAHVQELLGLLQSDVVGRRRAAVRQVQQTVAAEDLPTLVEHLMQVVQRDPAGPATDSAAELCHEIPAIARDVCERLRLVPLELLRPKLSTLVRRLPPTDPSVTALLDGWESTGTPAGAFVRQARDVRRRQGRS; encoded by the coding sequence GTGTGGTCGGATAACGAGACGGATCTGGACCTGCTCGGGTTTGACTTCCTCGTTGACGAGATGGTCGTTGCTCTGACACAGCAGCGGCTCCTGCCTCTGACGCTGGGGGTGCTCGGTGGTTGGGGTTCAGGCAAGAGCAGCCTGCTGAGGATCGTCTCGAAGGAACTGTCGACCATTTCATCCGACGAGGCTGGACATTTCGTCGTGGTCCCGTTCAGCCCTTGGCAGTACGAAGGCTATGAGGACATCAAGGGCGCGCTGATGGAGACAGTGCTGACGCGCCTGCAGCAAGAAGCCGATGAGGGTAGCGCCGAGGCTGTGGAGGCGGGCCGGCTCAGACGAGTGGCCCGGAGCCTGCGGCGGCCGGTACAGATGCTGGTCGGAGCGGCACTGCCCGCCGGCGCGGCCATGGCTGCCGGCGCGCTCGATCCCGGTTTGGCTGACGTGGCCTCCGCCATCGCCCAGAGCGCTGTCGGGGGGACGTACCCGGACCAGGAGCCTGTCGAGGAGAGCGCGGAGGAGAACCGCACTCCCGCGGACCCGGGGGCGTTTCGGCAGGAGTTCGCCAGCTTGGTGGGTTCGTTGGAGCAGGTTCGGGCGGTGATCGTGTTGATCGATGACCTGGACCGGTGCCTGCCACATACGGTCGTTGACACCTTTGAGGCGATCCGTCTCTTCCTCAACGTGGAGAAAAGCGCGTTCGTGATCGCTGCCCACCCCGAGGTCGTGCAGGCCGCCATCGACCGACGCTACCCGGGCCTCGGCCGCCCCGGAACGTCTGGTCTGGGCGCGGAGTATCTGGAGAAGATGCTCCAGGTCAAGATCAGCATTCCGGTGTTGTCCGCGCCCGAAGCCGAGACGTACATGCATTTGCTGCTGGCGCAACTGCACCTTGAGCGGCAGCAGTTCGAGACGGTGTGCGAAGCAGTTGACCTGCGCAGGCGCGAAAGCGCCCTTGGGGTTGCTCTGAATGCGGGCATCGCATCTGCCGCGCTCGGCGCTGGCATGCCGACGCGGTTGTACGAGGACATGACGTGGGCGGCGGCGATCTCCCCGGTGCTCGGCAGTACGTTGCGTGGCAATCCTCGACAGATCAAGCGGTTTCTGAACACGCTGACCCTACGCCTGGCGAGCGCCGAACGCCGGGGCACGAGGCTGGACGCGGCGGTCCTGGCCAAGCTCATGGTGTTGGAAGAGCAGTACTTGACCGACTTCCAGAATCTGTTCGACTGGCAGGTCCAGGCACTGGGATCGGGCGGGAACGGACATCTCCAAGCCGCCGAACGGCACGCACGCGGTGCGGCGACGGCCGTTCAGAGAGGATCGGGCCATAGCCAGACTCCCGAGGAGCCACGCGCCTCCTCGGACGGACGTCCCCCAAGGCGAGGGCGGGCTCGCGAGGAGAACTCCACCACGGGCGAGCTGAACGAGGAGGTTCGCGCCTGGGCGGAGATGCCGCATATCGACGCCTGGCTTCGGATGGATCCCGCCCTGGCCACAGTGGATCTCGGCCCGTACTTCACGTTCGCGCGGGCCAAATTGAGGCTAGCGGCCACCACGGCGCTTCTGCCCGCGCATGTCCAGGAACTGCTCGGCCTGCTCCAGTCCGACGTCGTCGGCCGGCGCCGGGCCGCGGTGCGACAGGTGCAGCAGACCGTGGCGGCTGAGGATCTGCCGACACTCGTGGAGCACCTTATGCAGGTGGTTCAGCGTGATCCGGCGGGACCGGCCACGGACAGCGCAGCGGAGCTGTGTCACGAGATCCCCGCGATCGCTCGTGACGTCTGCGAGCGGCTCAGACTCGTCCCTTTGGAGCTCCTGCGCCCGAAGCTCTCGACCCTGGTGCGACGGCTGCCCCCCACCGACCCCTCCGTGACGGCTCTGCTGGACGGCTGGGAGTCCACAGGTACCCCGGCAGGCGCGTTCGTGCGCCAGGCTCGCGACGTGCGCCGGCGGCAGGGGCGTAGCTGA
- a CDS encoding trypsin-like peptidase domain-containing protein: MRQDNREEHPVPDRVVETVMELGDGRRQWGTGYVIADRAVLTARHLVVDAGGAPVRVTVRGMSSSEALPATVVWTPADPTVDVALLELAAPSARLRNVRWGRIDGGRREVAGLGFPSRQGRTPDGVRHSDHLWGWVTLQPRRHVLSVDVGGPTRRAPDMRDSPERVQRWQASQWSGASGTALFSGPYLVGVLSSDADPDTYDGTRLHAVPVSAWWDDPEFVRERRRLGLDPHCYPVPDPAANTSAAASPLARTAAEEDLRLAIAQQIGAFTSGWHGVSEEADQALDVHCSAVGGEEYARNAQAIPITHDSIHTYYLALSPGRMIITGPSGSGKTILALRLMRQLLDMPGQPVPVYFNLAAWRVPSPDIRRMPPDARPRALAECFEGWLVDQLLENDLVVTWKDARRLVAGRRILPVLDGMDQLLPDTASTEPASSGSVLDDLVCALDSYRDIHGGSRGALVVATRARKDFEAEPCDIPLPEGSVVQVERLTWRQIQEHLESARGPRDQETNTPVDWGPVLEDIGAHGDQSVAARRLDTPWKLTLAEWAAASRHVTPDDLIKHETSDVEVEEKLLASFVPSVHGYHSVHTSGTSGKSPQQAMSWLTVLAQHLEQYRGTVHGVPLSGREVVLARIWPVAGTWRVRIAHLFVHTVPLVFFSLACMIAAVCGPGHASDFFTGRWPSLTGATATRFWVALGLSGALLAAGAYFALRYWPWMPPTHWPLLAFAQRRTQGLRSRRGPRRIVSGLEIGSAIGLGVGMAVMLAFGWAPGIAAGAVVAALFGWFMEAKVGLDRTLSGNFNPKFFWVLDTLGAAIFAGLGALLFPLLLDYSWTTGLAFGGCFGFVLGFGFFLVPWLRYITAMTLARNELPWRLAAFLDWARKAGLMTISGVGFQFRHQELQEWIVRKGPPSASV, from the coding sequence ATGAGGCAGGACAACCGGGAGGAACATCCGGTCCCGGACCGTGTGGTGGAGACGGTCATGGAGCTCGGGGACGGGCGTCGGCAGTGGGGAACGGGCTACGTCATCGCTGACCGGGCTGTGCTGACCGCACGACATCTGGTCGTCGACGCCGGAGGTGCCCCCGTCCGCGTCACCGTGCGCGGCATGTCCTCGTCCGAAGCACTGCCGGCGACCGTGGTGTGGACTCCTGCCGACCCGACGGTCGATGTCGCACTCCTGGAGCTTGCAGCGCCCTCGGCGCGGCTGAGGAACGTGCGCTGGGGACGCATCGACGGCGGCCGCCGCGAGGTGGCCGGACTGGGATTTCCCAGTCGCCAGGGACGAACCCCGGACGGTGTCCGCCACTCCGACCACCTGTGGGGATGGGTGACCCTGCAGCCCCGACGTCATGTCCTCAGCGTTGATGTGGGCGGGCCGACCCGGCGGGCCCCCGACATGCGTGACAGCCCGGAACGAGTCCAGCGGTGGCAGGCTTCGCAGTGGAGCGGGGCCTCGGGAACTGCTCTGTTCAGCGGTCCCTACTTGGTCGGTGTGCTCTCCAGCGATGCCGACCCCGATACGTACGACGGCACAAGGCTCCACGCCGTGCCGGTCTCGGCTTGGTGGGACGATCCTGAGTTCGTCCGGGAGCGCCGGCGGCTTGGGCTTGACCCGCACTGTTACCCCGTGCCGGATCCGGCCGCCAACACAAGCGCTGCGGCATCCCCGCTGGCGCGTACTGCGGCGGAGGAAGACCTGCGCCTGGCCATAGCGCAACAGATCGGCGCGTTCACCTCGGGGTGGCACGGCGTGAGCGAGGAGGCGGACCAGGCCCTCGATGTGCACTGCAGCGCCGTGGGCGGCGAGGAGTACGCACGCAACGCCCAGGCCATCCCTATCACCCACGACTCCATCCACACGTACTACCTGGCACTCTCACCAGGCCGGATGATCATCACCGGACCGAGCGGATCGGGCAAGACGATCCTGGCCCTGCGGTTGATGCGGCAGCTCCTCGACATGCCCGGCCAGCCGGTGCCTGTCTACTTCAACCTTGCCGCCTGGCGAGTGCCCTCTCCTGACATCCGGCGCATGCCGCCCGATGCCAGGCCGAGGGCGCTGGCCGAATGCTTCGAGGGCTGGCTCGTTGACCAGCTCCTCGAAAATGATCTCGTGGTGACGTGGAAAGACGCCCGCAGGCTCGTCGCCGGGCGCAGGATTCTGCCCGTCCTGGACGGCATGGACCAGCTCCTGCCCGATACCGCTTCCACCGAGCCCGCCTCCTCCGGTTCCGTCCTCGATGACCTGGTCTGTGCCCTGGATAGTTACCGTGATATCCACGGCGGGTCACGCGGCGCTCTTGTCGTGGCTACTCGCGCCCGCAAAGATTTCGAGGCAGAGCCCTGTGACATCCCTCTACCGGAGGGTTCCGTCGTGCAAGTGGAACGCCTGACCTGGCGGCAGATCCAAGAGCACTTGGAGTCGGCCCGGGGACCGCGCGATCAGGAGACCAACACGCCGGTCGACTGGGGGCCGGTGCTTGAGGACATCGGCGCACACGGAGACCAGTCGGTCGCCGCCCGGCGCCTGGACACCCCATGGAAACTGACACTGGCTGAGTGGGCCGCAGCGTCCCGCCACGTCACGCCGGATGATCTGATCAAGCACGAGACGTCCGACGTGGAAGTCGAGGAGAAACTGCTGGCATCGTTCGTTCCCTCGGTGCACGGATATCACAGCGTTCACACGAGCGGCACCAGCGGAAAGAGCCCTCAGCAGGCCATGAGTTGGCTCACCGTGCTTGCACAGCACCTGGAGCAATACCGGGGCACGGTCCACGGCGTGCCGCTGTCCGGCCGCGAAGTGGTCCTGGCCCGGATCTGGCCCGTCGCGGGAACGTGGCGGGTGCGGATAGCGCACCTGTTCGTGCACACCGTGCCCCTCGTCTTTTTCAGCCTTGCCTGCATGATCGCCGCGGTCTGCGGCCCCGGTCACGCGTCGGACTTCTTCACCGGCCGCTGGCCGTCGCTGACGGGCGCCACCGCGACGCGCTTCTGGGTGGCTCTGGGCCTGTCAGGCGCGCTGCTCGCGGCCGGCGCCTACTTCGCACTGCGCTACTGGCCATGGATGCCTCCCACCCACTGGCCTCTGCTCGCCTTCGCTCAGCGCCGCACCCAGGGACTGCGTAGCCGCCGCGGCCCGCGCCGGATCGTGTCCGGCCTCGAGATCGGAAGCGCCATCGGCCTGGGGGTCGGCATGGCCGTCATGCTGGCCTTCGGATGGGCGCCCGGCATAGCCGCAGGAGCCGTCGTGGCCGCCCTGTTCGGCTGGTTCATGGAGGCGAAAGTGGGACTCGACCGCACTCTGAGCGGGAACTTCAACCCGAAGTTCTTCTGGGTGCTGGACACGCTCGGGGCCGCCATCTTCGCGGGCCTGGGAGCCTTGCTGTTCCCGCTGCTCCTGGACTACTCGTGGACCACCGGGCTGGCCTTCGGCGGCTGCTTCGGCTTTGTCCTCGGCTTCGGCTTCTTCCTTGTGCCCTGGCTACGCTACATCACAGCCATGACGCTGGCCCGCAACGAACTGCCCTGGCGGCTCGCCGCCTTCCTGGACTGGGCCAGGAAGGCGGGGCTGATGACCATCAGCGGTGTCGGGTTCCAGTTCCGCCACCAAGAACTTCAGGAGTGGATCGTCCGGAAAGGCCCTCCCTCCGCCTCGGTCTGA